The following DNA comes from Riemerella anatipestifer ATCC 11845 = DSM 15868.
TTGAGAAACCTCTTTTCCGTTGATAGAGGCTTTTAACACTACATTACTTCCCATCATTCTAAAAGATTTAGCAGGGTCTGAACGGTTTTCCTGAAATGCTTTCTTGAATTGTTTCCTGTCTATTTTAACTAAATTTATTAGTTTGTCGGTAAGGTTCACTTCTTGAGTATTGTTTATTTTTTGGCTACCAATGAGTTCAAATGAAAACATTTTTTGGTGGTCTTCCATTTTTACAATTAACCCTGGTAGACCGTGAAACTTGTATGGTCCGTCTGGAATAGGAATATCTGTAGTGAACCACGCTGTCCATTTTCTACCTGCAAATTCAGTGGTGGCTTTTTGAACTTTCCAATTTTTAAAGGTTTCATGTTCTGGAACGATTTTCCATTGCATTTTTCTTTCGTCGCGTACGGCATAATCATCAAAACCTATTTTGGTATAAAGTTCTACTTCATAATTAGGATAAGTTTTTAGTATCCAATCTTTAACCTTGGCTCTTTTCATATTTTTTAGATGACTAAGGTTAATGTTACCAGAAGAAATTTGACTTTGTTTTTTAATTTCTTGATTGATTATAGAATCGTTTTCTTGTTTTATTTTGCTGTAGAATACCGATTTTTCCTTATAAACATCTAAATTCATAATTTCTGAAATTAGAGAGTCTTTTTTAGTAGAATCTACAGCAAATTTGTACTCATAAGTGAATCTTTGGTTTTGACCTAAAACCCAATTCATCATAAACAAACAAATGGTTGATAGAATAAATTGTTTCATAATTAAATATTTTTTTGTTAAAAGTAGAAAAAAATACTTAACATCAAACATCAGGTTGGTGTTAAAAAAAGTTAAATAAAAATTACCGTTTCAATTTTTTTAATAGAGGTGCAATGAGTTGTTGAGTTGGGTAAATTTTGCATATATAATTGCCTAAGAGAATGATAGTAAGCGCAAGTGTAGGGCGATAAATAAAGTCTATTATTGCCCAAGGTAAAGCGGGTAGATAGTATATCAGTAGGATTGTTCCGCTACATAATAAAGACATATACAACATCTTTAAAGAAAGCGGAAATACCCCAAAATATATTCGGTTGAATATAATTTTAATAATGTTAAAAGTGGTGAGAGAAATAGCGGTTGCCAAGGCTATTCCCATAATTCCTAAATCGGTATAGCGTAGAAATACGAGATTAAGCCCCACTGTAGCAAATGCTAAAAATAGCATGACTACTATGTTGAATTTGAAGTATTTGGACATTGAAATAATATGCCCATTGAAACCTGTGGCTAAATCAAAAAGAATAGCAGGACCTAGTATCCATAGTAGGTATTGGTGGTCTAATAGTTCGTTTCCGTTTTTAATCATCTGTCCTAAAAATGGAAATCCAGCTAAAAGACAGGTATAGAGGATAATCCCAATACAGAAAAGATTAAGAGAAGTTTTTTGATGAGAGGCTTGGAGTTTAGCCATATCGTTTTCTTCAAAACATTGGTTTATCAGTGGAGCGTAGATGGTGTAAAGTCCCATAGCAGGTACGGCAATAAGTTGCAAAATAGAGTAGAGGTTAGAGTAAACCCCGTTGAGTTTGAAATTAAGAAACTCGCTTATCATTACATTATCTATTTTGATAGCGATATAGTTGCCTATGTTTCCTAAAAAGCCATAAAAACTGTACTCTAAAAATTTTTTCCAAGTGTTATTAGCTCTAAAAAATTGTGTAGAAAAATCCCAGTTAAACCTGGTTAGTTTTTTATTGTACCAAAAATAGCCTACCAAAGACAATACAAATATTCCTAGAAAAAAAGCCAAAGCACCATATTCTGGAACTCCTAGAAAGAAAAATAACGAAAATGCTCCTATATTAGCGATTTTGGGGAATAAGTTTTCGAAAATATTAGGTATTGCTATTCTTTTATAATTAGAAATATATTTGTTGAGTACTGAGGAAATGGAAAGTAGAAAAAGTAATGGTAATATGAGATATTTCATATTCCAAAACTGAGTTTCTTTAAGGCTGGGAAACAGAAGACAAGCTAGAAAGAACGCTCCAGAAAATACTATGAAATTAAAGACTACAGCCAGTAGAGAGAGGGATAGCATACTTTGGTTGAGCCCCTGTTTTTCTGCGGAAAAAAAGAATTTTACATTAGAAAAAGAGATTCCAAAGACAATAATAGGTAAAAATGTCTCTGCCATAGGAAGAATATACCTTAGTTTTCCATAAAATTCATAATCATTTGGAAATAGAAATATAGAGGATAGAGTGCCTATTATAAAGCCTAAATAACCTATTATAGAATACTTTATTCCTTGTCTTGCAATAACATTCATCAATCAAACAATGAACTACAAAATTAACAAAATAATTAACATTTGTTTTAAATTTCTTAACTCAGTGTTATTGAGTTACATGCGTATTAAATGTTTATTATTGAGTATAAAAAAGGTGTTTCTATACAGAAATAATATAAAATGCGTAATAATAATTTTTGTTTATATTTATGGTTATCAGTATTATGCTTGTTTTTATTTAAGAAATTAGCTAAATTTATTTCTGATTGGAAATATTTCGTATATTTGTGTGTTACCAGCTATACACTCCAAACATTTCGCTAAGGACTTGAAACGATTAAAAAACGCTCTAAATTGTGAATAATAAGAAACTGAACTTAGACCCAGCCGAGCAGTGCGTGTTAGGGGGTCTAAATTCATTTTCTACAACGGACGACTTAAAAGCATATTTTTGAATGAGCCGACTCCTAAAAAATGTTGGAGAGTACAGCTGATAACTTTTAACGCTCGACAGAATGTTGGACTTTTAAAACCTAAAAAAGAGGAAAAATCCCAAAGGAAAGGAACTCAAACTGACGAAAAGCGGAAAAACGAATGGATTTCGGAACTGAAAACAGAAAAAGAATAACTAAAAAACTGTGGAACTGACTAAAGGCTGAAAAACTAAACGGTCAAATTGTGGACTTGAACGCTGAAAACGTGAAAAATGTGCGGACTGAATACTATGCGGAAAAGACACCACGCAGAAAAAAATAGTACAGCTGGTAACACGGTATTGCCGCAAGCGGGGTTTATTTATTTTTTAGAAAATTTTGTTTACCTTTGGGGGGTGGTATCTTAGTTGAAGTTAAGTGCTAAGAAGCCCCGCCTTCGGCAATACTCAACCGTTGTATGCAACACTAGATTGAACTGCAATCCTAATCTTATGAAAATATTACATTTTTTCTTAATCTTATTTACTGCAAATTTATTTTCACAAAATTATCGATTTATCTATGAATATAAATTTGCACCAGACAAAACAAAAAAGGACTCTCTTATAAATAATTACATGTATTTAGAATCTGACGGAATGCAATCTAATTTTATAAGTGAAACAAAATTTAAAATTGATTCGATAAAAAATTCTAGTAACGACATGGGCGAAATCATGAAAGCGGGTAGAATGGACAAAAATTTACATTATAACATTACTAAAGATTACAAAAAAAATGACATAGTTTATCATACGAAATTTACAACAATTAATTTTAGAATTCTCGAAAATGAACGACCAAATTGGAAAATTTTTGATGAACTTTTGAAAGTTGGTAATTATGAATGTCAAAAGGCAGAGACTTTTTATAAAGGTAGAAAATGGACAGCATATTTTACAAAAGCAATACCTATAAATGATGGACCTTACAAATTTTCAGGCTTACCAGGCTTAATTGTAAAAATATTCTCTGAAGATAATTCTCACCAATTTTCGTTAATTCAGCTCAAAAGAATTCAAAATTCAAAAATTCAAAATATTAAAAACGAAAGAACAATTACGAATACTCAATATCAAGAATATTTGAAAAATTACAGACCTACTATTTCAGACATTGCGGCAGTAAGTGTTGATAGCAATGGGACAAGTTCTTATATGATGAAAGATGGTAATGTAATAAATATTAATATAAGCAGAGAAACCTTAGAAAAGTATAGAAATAATCAAGATAAACTTGGTGAGATTATTATGAAAGAACTTGCAGGTTCTGCTCTCAATCCGATCGAATTAGATGAGTAAAAAAGTATTGCATACAACATAGTATTTGCAAAAGGCGGGAAGTGGTGTTAAATTGAAAAGTTGGAATATTTAGTCGCAAAATGCTTTTCAATTCAACTATTTTGATTAATTTAGTGGCATTGAAAAAGCATTTGCTACGGTTGGACTGAATTGAACTTTAGGTTCATTTCAGTTCCGCCCTTCGCAAATACCATGACCGTTGTAACCAATTTAGGAAAACCTTGTGGAAAAAACGACGGAAAAAATAAATGAAGATTTAAAAGCTGATTTTGTGTTACTAATGCACCCACGTTCTAAGTGGTTGTTTTGGAAATACTTTCGGAAATATCGAATAGAAGGCTCTTTGTGGAATATCTCTGAATTTATTGTTTACAAAGGAATAGAGGTCGAATTTATGTTTTATTCACGAGAAAACAAATTATTATTTCAAGAAACCTATGAATTAGATCGTTGGTTACCTCCTCGAACTAAACGAGAATTGATAATAGATTTACCTGAATTAGTGAAGAAAACAGAACGGAATTTTAACCATTTTGATTACCGAATTACTAAATGGATAGAAGTGTCAGGAGTAGGAGGACATAATACCGTTAAACCTTAAACTCCATCAAATTCTGGTGTCTAAACCTCATAAATAATTGATTTTCATATTTTTACAATACGGCATAGAATAGCCTAATTATTACATTAAGTGTTAAAAATCAAAATGTTACAATGTTTAAACTGTCTGAACAATCGGATTTAGGGGTAAGTATAAAGATAAAGAAATAAAGAAATAAAAACTGGTTACAACAAGGTATTGCCGCAAGCGGGGTTAATTGTTTTTTTAGAAAATTTTGTTTACTTTTGAAGAGTGGTATTTTAGTTGAAGTTAGGTGCTAATAAGCCCCGCCTTCGGCAATACCATGACCGTTGTGCCTCATTGTAAAAAGCCGACCGCACAAACAGCACATTTGGTTTTTGCCGATACGCAAGCCAACCCTAAAAACCAAAAGAGCTGTTTTTTGCCAACGCTTGACCGAAAAAATTTGTAAATTTGCGTTTTGAAACAGTATGATAAGATTTATTTACATAGCATTATTAACCCTGATTGGTTTCTTACTGACACCAACAGACATCTATGCTTGTGGGTCAAAATCTGAAAACATAGAAAATAATTGCACCAAACAATCCGACACCGAAGCGGAAAAAAAAGAGTGTTGCGACACAGAAAAAGGACAATGCAATAAGCACGGAAAAGATTGTGATGGAAAATGTGGCAACTCAAACTGTCATTGTCCTTCAAACCATACAAATTTTACTATTCCATTCTTAATCAAATTTTCAGGAATTAAGTTAATCCCCAACAAGCCAAATTTTTATTACCAAGATAGCTTTTATTCATCAGGTTTCATTTCTATTCGGCTACCGCCAAAAATAGGCTGATTTCTTGCCTTGACAGCCAAAGGTCTGTCCAATTGAACGCAATTATTAGCTTTCAATCACAATTTTTCATTCAACATTTAATTTTAAAAAAATGAAATCAATAAAAATATTGATGGCAATAACACTATTGCTATCGTTTACAGCGTGTAACGCTCAAATCAAAAACGCTAAAACCGAAAGCGTAAAAATTTACGGTAACTGTGGTATGTGTAAAACGACCATTGAAAAAGCAGGAAACATTAAGAAAGTAGCTCAGGTAGATTGGAACAAAGATACCAAAATGGCTACTCTTACTTACGACCCAAGCAAGACCAATCAAGATGAAGTTTTGAAACGCATTGCATTGGCGGGTTATGATAGCGAAAAATTTCTTGCACCTGATGATGTCTATGCGAAACTTCCTGAATGCTGTCAATACGACCGTGTGAAAAAATCGGAAACGGTAAAAGTAGAAACGATAGACAACCATTCTAATCACAATCACGGTGGGGCAACTGACAAGTCAACAGAAACAAAGCAAGAAGTAAATCAACTCAAATCAGTTTTTGAAAATTATTTCGCACTTAAAGATGCTTTGGTAAAATCTGATGGAAACTTGGCTTCTGCCAAAGCAAAAGAATTGCTCAACGCTCTTAATGCCGTGCAGATGAACAAACTTTCCAATGAAGAACATACTGTTTGGATGAAAGTAATGAAGGACTTGATATTTGATACCGAACACATTGAAGAAACCAAAGATGTTGGGCATCAAAGAGACCATTTCAATACCTTGTCTGACAATATGTATCAACTCTTGAAAGTTTCCAAACAAGAAACACCTACATATTACCAACATTGCCCAATGGCAAACAATGGTAAAGGTGCTAATTGGTTGAGCAAGGAAAATGCAGTGAAGAACCCATACTATGGTTCTAAAATGCTCACTTGTGGTAAAACGGTTGAAACCATTGAATAAATGAAGCTCTACATCAAAAATATGGTGTGTAGTCGCTGCAAAATGGTAGTGAAGTCTGAGTTGGAAAAACTCGGACTTCAACTACTCGCAGTTGATTTAGGCGAAGTAGAAGTAACACCCATTTCAGAAAGGCAAAAAAGTGAAATTGCAGAACACCTGAAAGGTTTTGGTTTTGAACTGATTGATGACAAGAAAAGCCGATTAATTGATAAAATTAAAACTTTAATAATTGAATTGGTGCATCAACAAAATGCCCAACTCAACACCAATCTTTCTGATTATTTGTCAAAACAGTTAACACAAGATTATTCATCTCTTAGCAATTTGTTCTCGGAAGTAGAAGATACGACCATTGAGAAATACTTTATTAACCAAAAAATTGAAAAGGTGAAAGAATTGCTTCTGTATGATGAATTGACACTGAATGAAATTGCTTTTCAGATGAATTATAGCAGTGTGGCATATTTGAGCAATCAGTTCAAAAAGGTAACAGGCTTTTCGCCTTCGCATTACAAGCAATTGAAAGACAAAAAACGGAAGCAGATTGAAGACTTATAAATGTTACAACTCAAACCCAAAATACCACAACAACAATGAACAAATAGCTTCGGAACTTTGTACCATAGTTATTAACTTTTAAAATGTAAGATTATGGTACATACATATCAAGTAACAGGAATGACCTGTTCAAGTTGCGAATCAAAAGTAAAATCATCGTTGCTAATGGTAGAAAATGTGGTAAATGTTGATGTTTCAAAAGACGAAAATTCAGCCACAATCACAATGGATAAACACGTTGCATTGGATAAGTTGCAGAAAGCCTTGACCGAAAAATATCAAATTTCTGCCCAACATCACAGCGAATTGGCTGAACAAACCAAAAGTTGGCTTGAAACCTACAAGCCTATTTTGTTGATATTTTTCTACATCTCATTGGTAACGCTATTGGTGCAATTTTCCAACAATAGGTTTGATGGTATGCAGTGGATGCGACATTTTATGGCAGGGTTCTTTTTGGTGTTTTCGTTTTTCAAAATGCTTAATTTGAAAGGCTTTGCCGAAAGTTATGTAATGTATGATGTTGTTGCCAAACGTTTACCCGCTTGGGCTTATATCTATGCTTTCACAGAATTGGCTTTGGGTATTGCTTTTTTAATCAATTTTAATCCGCTTGTTACTAATAGTTTAATATTTATAGTAATGAGCATCAGCATCATTGGCGTATTGCAATCGGTATTGAACAAAAAGAAAATTCAGTGTGCCTGTTTGGGTGCAGTGTTCAATTTGCCAATGAGTACCGTAACTATTATTGAAGATGCACTAATGATTGCAATGAGTGCTTGGATGCTTTTAAACCTAATTTAAAATGAAATTTATTAAATGGATAATCAAAAAAATATTTATAAAAAATTGTTGCCGATAGTTCTAATGCTATTGGCAACTACAACCATTTTCGCCCAAAAAGTGGTGCGATATGACCTTTACGTAAAAGACACTATTGTTAATTTTACAGGAAAAGAAAAAAGGGCAATAGCCGTAAACGGACAAATTCCTATGCCAACACTCACCTTTACCGAAGGCGATACGGCAGAAATTCATGTTCATAATAGGCTCAGAGAAAGCACATCGTTGCATTGGCACGGATTGTATTTGCCCAATAAAGAAGATGGTGTGCCCTACTTGACCCAAATGCCCATTGAACCGAATACGACCCACGTATATCGTTTCCCAATTATTCAAAACGGTACACATTGGTATCACAGCCACAGCGGACTGCAAGAACAAATCGGAATGTATGGCTCAATGGTTTTGCTCAAAAGAGCAGACGACCCAACTTTCAGAAAAGGCATTGATGATTTGCCTTCTGTGCCTATTATTTTGAGCGAATGGACAGACTATAATCCTGATAATGTACACCGAATGTTGCACAATGCTAATGATTGGTTCGCCATTAAAAAAAACACTGTGCAGAGTTATGCAGAAGCCAAAAAAGCAGGACATTTCAAAACCAAATTGACCAACGAATGGAAACGAATGTTGGCAATGGACGTGAGTGATGTATATTATGACAAATTCTTGATTAACGGAACATCTGAAAGCCAACTCGCTCAATTCAAAGCAGGCGACAAAGTAAGGTTGCGAATATCAAACGGTGGTGCATCTTCCTATTTTTGGCTCACGTATGCAGGTGGAAAAATGACTGTCGTTGCCAATGATGGCAATGATGTTGAGCCTGTTGTGGTGGATAGACTAATTATAGGAGTTTCAGAAACCTATGATGTCATCGTTACCATTCCGGCAGAAAATACTTCCTATGAATTTTTGGCAACACCCGAAGACCGAACTAAATCAGCATCTATTTACATAGGTTCAGGTATTAAGCAGTTGGCAAGTCCATTGCCTAAACTGAAATACTTTGAAGGTATGAAGATGATGAACGATATGATGAAAATGGATGGCACAATGAACGATATGGGTATGGATATGTCATTGCAACAAATGGATATGAATACGGTAATGTACCCTGAGATTACAGGAGAAAATAAACCCAAAAAATCCGAACATTCAGACCATAGCAATCATACAATGCCCAGTAATGACATTGTTACCTTAAACTACGCAATGCTGAAATCACCTACCAAAACCACTTTGCCAAAAGATGCACCTATCAGAGAATTAAGGTTTGAATTAACAGGCAATATGAACCGCTATGTGTGGAGTATGGACAACCGAGTGCTTGCTGAAACTGATAAAATTCTAATCAAAAAAGGAGAAATTGTAAGAATAACACTCTACAACAACTCGATGATGCGACACCCGATGCACTTGCACGGACACGATTTTAGGGTTATAAACGGGCAAGGCGATTATGCACCGCTTAAAAATGTTTTGGACATAATGCCTATGGAAACCAATGTGATTGAGTTTGAAGCCAATTTAGAAGGCGATTGGTTTTTTCATTGTCATATTCTCTACCATATGATGGCAGGGATGAACCGAGTTTTTAGTACAGAAAACCAAGCACCCAATCCATTGTTGCCTGACAAAAAATGGGCTTACAAAAAACTACAAAGAGAAAGCAACGAACTACATTTTATGTTTCAAAACGACTTTGCAACAAATGGAAATGATGGTATGACAATGTTACAAAATACCCGATGGAGTTTTGGCACTGAATGGCGTTTGGGATATAGCGACAAACACGGATACGAAACAGAAACACACATAGGGCGATACATAGGCAGAAACCAATGGCTAATGCCCTTTATTGGCTTTGATTGGCGATACAGAAAGCACGAAACACCAGAAAAAAATCTTTTTGGGCAGACTAATACCAAAGACAATCGGACACAGTTTAGTTTAGGGGTTGCATATACTCTGCCAATGCTTATAATTTTACAAACAGAAGTCTATCACGATGGAAACGTAAGAGTACAATTAAGACGTGAAGACATTCCACTTTCAAAAAGGTTTAGAGCTGCATTTATGGTAAATACAGACAGAGAATATATGCTTGGACTGAATTATATCGCAAGTAAAAACTTAGGTTTCAGAACGCATTACGACAGTGATATGGGTTTTGGAGTAGGACTGACATTTAATTATTAAAACCAACCCACAAGCCATACACATTGCCAAGTCGCACGAGCCGATACGCAAACCAAAACTTGGCAAAGAGTATGGCTTCCCAACAGTAACAGAATTGACCGACTATATAACGGACAAAAAAGAACAACGAAGGCACAACATCGGTTTTGCGTAATGGCGGGTTCAGTGCAAAATTGTAATTTTGTGCATCTAATTAGCATTTTGGTAGGCTGACAGTGAAGTGCATCTAAGTCTGCCACTACGCAAAGCCGCAAACCGTTGGCGGTCATTCTAAAAAACGTCACTGCCTAACAGAAAATTTCAATAAAAAATTTGCATATTGTTATCTGAATAGTTAACTTTGTGGTGTGGAAACTATAAGACAAGTTATTGCATATAAAAAATACTTTTTGGACTTCTACCAAGCCCAAACAGATGAAGTACAAAGAAAGATTGAATGGACTTTGAACTTGTTGCGGACAATTGACCGAGTTCCTAAAAAGTATTTTGACCATATAACTGGAACTGACGGACTTTTTGAAGTTCGGGTTGAACTTGGTGGAAACATTTTTAGAATTTTCGCTTTTTTCGATAAAGGAAATTTAGTTGTTTTAGGGAATGGTTTTCAAAAAAAATCTCAAAAAACACCAAAAAATGAAATAGAAAAGGCAATAAAAATAAAAGCAGAATATGAAAACGAAAGAAAATAACATTACAACGCTTGACGAAATCCTTGACAATAAATACGGAAAACGAGGTGCAAAAGAAAGAGAACAGTGGGAACAAGAATTTGAAAGTTTCCAACTTGGTGTTTTGCTGGAGGAAGCAAGACGCAAACTTGGTATGACACAAGAAGAACTTGCTGAAAAGTGCGGAACAAATAAGTCTTACATTTCACGTATAGAAAATAATGCAAGTGACATTCGACTTTCAACTTTGATGAAAATTATTCAAACGGGATTAGGCGGACATTTAAAACTTACTTTACAGCTCTAACAAAAAGAACGAACCGCCAACAAGGTATTGCCGCAAGCGGGGGATATTTGCATTTTAGAAAAATTTGTTTACCTTTGAGGTGTGGTATTTCAGTTGAAGTTGGGTGCTGAGAAGTCCCCGCCTTCGGCAATACCCGGACCGTTAGCAGTAATGGTAGGACGACCCAACCGATAACAATAGACAATGCAGAAAACGACATTTAAAATATCAAAAATGGACTGCCCATCCGAAGAACAAATGATACGGATGAAACTTGCCGACTTGACAAACATCAACTCGTTGGACTTTGATATACCGAACAGACAACTGACCGTTTTTCACACTGACAATCACGACCAAATTTTTCAACGACTTGACAACTTAAAGTTTGACACTTCTCTTATTGACAGCGTTTCGGCAGACAATTACATTTCAACAACCGACAACACAGACCGAGAAAAAAAATTACTTTGGCAAGTTTTAGCCATCAACTTTTTCTTTTTTGCACTTGAACTTGCGACAGGTTTTATTTCTAACTCAATGGGACTTGTAGCCGACAGTTTGGATATGCTTGCCGACAGTATTGTTTACGGACTTGCACTTTTTGCAGTTGGTGGGACAATGACACGAAAAAAGAACATTGCAAAATCGGCAGGTTATTTTCAGTTGACACTTGCGGTTTTTGGTTTTATAGAAGTTATCAGACGATTTGTTGGAACGGAAACAATTCCAGTATTTCAGACAATGATAATTATTTCAATTCTTGCTCTTATTGGAAACGGACTGTGTTTGTATTTACTGCAAAAAAGTAAAAGCAAAGAAGCACATATGCAAGCAAGTATGATTTTCACATCTAATGACGTAATTGTAAACCTTGGAGTAATTGTAGCAGGCGGACTTGTTTACTTGACAAACTCAAAATATCCTGACCTTATCGTTGGGACAATTGTATTTTTCATCGTTGGACAAGGAGCATTTAAAATCTTGAAACTATCAAAATGACGACTGAAAGACTGAAAGAAGAACCACTACTGCTAACAGCGGTTTGGCAAAAGGCGGGGTTTCGTGCTTCGTAGAGCCATTTGTGCAAGGTTCAACATTTGTGCTTCGTATGAAATTTAGTGCTAAAAGTCCCGCCCTTCGCCAAGCCGCAAACCGTTATGCGACATTTTATAGAAAAATATGCGATATAGTAGAAAACAAATAACTAAAGCAGGAGAAAAACTTATATCTTCAAAGTCAGATAGTGAAATTAATGAAGCATTAAGTATGATTAACAGTTGGAGAACAACTCATTTGCATCCACTTGTTGTATTAAAAAACAGTTTAATACGTCTTTTGTCAAAAAATAATATTGAACCAAAATTAATTTCACAAAGACTTAAAAGATTAACATCAATAGTTTATAAGCTTGACCTAAACCCAAGTATGGGCTTAGGTGGAATGCAAGATATTGGAGGCTATCGTGCTGTTTTGAAAGATGTTAGAGACTTGAAAAAATTGAACGAAGCGTTGAAAAATCAAAGAAGTAATCATAAACTTGAAAAAATTGTGGATTATGTTAATGAGCCCAAACATACAGGTTATAGAAGTATTCATTACATTTATAAATATTCGTCAACAAAAGAAGATTATGACGGATTGAAAATTGAATTACAAATTAGAACGAAACTGCAACACAATTGGGCAACCGCTGTTGAAACAGCGGGGATAATAACTAAAACATCTTTAAAATCAAATCAAGGTCCAGATGAATGGCTAGACTTTTTTAAAGTGGTAAGTTCGCTATTCGCAATTAAGGAGAAACTTCCAGTTATGGAAGAGCATAAAAATCTATCGATGGAAGATTTGATGATTAAATGTTACAATTACTGCAATGAATTAAATATTTTAACAAAATTGAAAGCGATAAGAGTTTCTACAAATAGAATTGAGTCAGATAATTTTCCAGGGGATTACTATTTGCTTAACATCAACCTTGTCCAAATGTCAGTAAATATTCAAATCTTCAATAAGAATCAATTTGAATATGCAACAAAAGAATATTTAAGACTTGAAACTAGTATTAAAGAGAGCGAAAATGCTGTTGTATTAGTTTCGGCTTCCTCTTTAAAAACTCTAAAAAAAGCATATCCTAGCTACTTTCTTGACACTTCTGAATTTATCCAAGCAATTGAAAAAATGAATACAAATTGTAAGGAAAAAAAATATGTTTAACAAAAACGTCGCATAACATAGTATTTGCAAAAGGCGGGGTTAAGTGCAGGGTTGAAAATTTAGTAATATTTATCCGCTTCTGCTTTTCCGTATTACTTTTTTTGAGTAAATTAGCATGACGGAAAAAGCATCCGCTTCGGTTGAACTGAATTGAACTTAAAGTTCATTTCAGCTCCGCCCTTCGCAAATACTTTTCCCGTTGTGCGTCAGCTTATTCGAACATTGTGCATAAAACAAA
Coding sequences within:
- a CDS encoding heavy-metal-associated domain-containing protein: MVHTYQVTGMTCSSCESKVKSSLLMVENVVNVDVSKDENSATITMDKHVALDKLQKALTEKYQISAQHHSELAEQTKSWLETYKPILLIFFYISLVTLLVQFSNNRFDGMQWMRHFMAGFFLVFSFFKMLNLKGFAESYVMYDVVAKRLPAWAYIYAFTELALGIAFLINFNPLVTNSLIFIVMSISIIGVLQSVLNKKKIQCACLGAVFNLPMSTVTIIEDALMIAMSAWMLLNLI
- a CDS encoding GLPGLI family protein, with the protein product MKILHFFLILFTANLFSQNYRFIYEYKFAPDKTKKDSLINNYMYLESDGMQSNFISETKFKIDSIKNSSNDMGEIMKAGRMDKNLHYNITKDYKKNDIVYHTKFTTINFRILENERPNWKIFDELLKVGNYECQKAETFYKGRKWTAYFTKAIPINDGPYKFSGLPGLIVKIFSEDNSHQFSLIQLKRIQNSKIQNIKNERTITNTQYQEYLKNYRPTISDIAAVSVDSNGTSSYMMKDGNVININISRETLEKYRNNQDKLGEIIMKELAGSALNPIELDE
- a CDS encoding helix-turn-helix domain-containing protein; the encoded protein is MKLYIKNMVCSRCKMVVKSELEKLGLQLLAVDLGEVEVTPISERQKSEIAEHLKGFGFELIDDKKSRLIDKIKTLIIELVHQQNAQLNTNLSDYLSKQLTQDYSSLSNLFSEVEDTTIEKYFINQKIEKVKELLLYDELTLNEIAFQMNYSSVAYLSNQFKKVTGFSPSHYKQLKDKKRKQIEDL
- a CDS encoding lipopolysaccharide biosynthesis protein, with amino-acid sequence MNVIARQGIKYSIIGYLGFIIGTLSSIFLFPNDYEFYGKLRYILPMAETFLPIIVFGISFSNVKFFFSAEKQGLNQSMLSLSLLAVVFNFIVFSGAFFLACLLFPSLKETQFWNMKYLILPLLFLLSISSVLNKYISNYKRIAIPNIFENLFPKIANIGAFSLFFFLGVPEYGALAFFLGIFVLSLVGYFWYNKKLTRFNWDFSTQFFRANNTWKKFLEYSFYGFLGNIGNYIAIKIDNVMISEFLNFKLNGVYSNLYSILQLIAVPAMGLYTIYAPLINQCFEENDMAKLQASHQKTSLNLFCIGIILYTCLLAGFPFLGQMIKNGNELLDHQYLLWILGPAILFDLATGFNGHIISMSKYFKFNIVVMLFLAFATVGLNLVFLRYTDLGIMGIALATAISLTTFNIIKIIFNRIYFGVFPLSLKMLYMSLLCSGTILLIYYLPALPWAIIDFIYRPTLALTIILLGNYICKIYPTQQLIAPLLKKLKR
- a CDS encoding GLPGLI family protein; the encoded protein is MKQFILSTICLFMMNWVLGQNQRFTYEYKFAVDSTKKDSLISEIMNLDVYKEKSVFYSKIKQENDSIINQEIKKQSQISSGNINLSHLKNMKRAKVKDWILKTYPNYEVELYTKIGFDDYAVRDERKMQWKIVPEHETFKNWKVQKATTEFAGRKWTAWFTTDIPIPDGPYKFHGLPGLIVKMEDHQKMFSFELIGSQKINNTQEVNLTDKLINLVKIDRKQFKKAFQENRSDPAKSFRMMGSNVVLKASINGKEVSQSELIKKMEKSAKEKMKRENSFIEQDWIE
- a CDS encoding DUF3347 domain-containing protein, which gives rise to MKSIKILMAITLLLSFTACNAQIKNAKTESVKIYGNCGMCKTTIEKAGNIKKVAQVDWNKDTKMATLTYDPSKTNQDEVLKRIALAGYDSEKFLAPDDVYAKLPECCQYDRVKKSETVKVETIDNHSNHNHGGATDKSTETKQEVNQLKSVFENYFALKDALVKSDGNLASAKAKELLNALNAVQMNKLSNEEHTVWMKVMKDLIFDTEHIEETKDVGHQRDHFNTLSDNMYQLLKVSKQETPTYYQHCPMANNGKGANWLSKENAVKNPYYGSKMLTCGKTVETIE